The stretch of DNA CATGCCGATGGTCGCGGATGTCTTCCGCTACTACGCCGGCTGGGCGACGAAGATCCACGGCGAGACGGTCAACATCAACGAAAGCGCCTTCACCTATACCCTGCGCGAACCGGTGGGCGTGGTGGGCGCAATTGTGGCCTGGAATTTCCCGCTGCTGCTGGCGAGCTGGAAGCTGGGCCCGGCGCTGGCCTGCGGAAATACGGTGGTCCTGAAGCCCGCCGAACAGACGCCCCTCACGGCGCTGCGTTTCGGGGAATTGTGCCTGGAAGCGGGATTGCCGGCCGGCGTGTTGAACATCGTGACCGGCGGGCCGCAGACAGGCAAAGCCCTGGTGCAGCACCCGCAGGTGGACAAGGTGGCGTTTACGGGCTCGACCATGGTCGGCAAAGAGATCATGCGCTCGGCCGCCGAGACGCTGAAACGGGTGACGCTGGAGCTGGGCGGCAAGTCCCCCAACATCGTCTTCGCCGACTCCGACTTGGACAACGCGGTAAAGGGAGCGATCAACGGAATTTTCTACGGCAAAGGCGAGGTGTGCTGCGCCGGGTCGAGGTTGTTCGTCGAGAAGAAAGTGGAAGACGAATTCCTGACCAAGCTGGTGGAGCGCACCAGGAAGCTGCGGCCCGGCGATCCACTGGATCCCAAGACCCGCCTGGGCGCGATTGTCAGCGAGCAGCAGATGAAGACAGTGCTGGGATACATCGAGGCCGGCAAGAGCGAGGGCGCGCAGGTAATGATCGGCGGCAATCGCGTTGAGATGGGCAACGGCAAGGGCTACTTCATCGAGCCGACAATCTTTGGCGGCGTGCGCAACGAGATGAAGATCGCGCAGGAAGAGATCTTCGGGCCGGTGCTGGCCGCGCTGCCGTTCGATGACGTCGAGCAGGTGGCGGAACTGGCAAACCGCAACCCCTATGGACTGGCGGCGGCAATCTGGACGCGCGACATCAGGAAAGCGCACGCGCTCTCTCGCCGTCTGAAGGCGGGGACAGTGTGGATCAACACCTACGGCCTGATGGACGCGGCGCTGCCGTTCGGCGGCTTCAAGCAGTCAGGTTTTGGACGTGAATTAGGCTTGCACGCGATTGAGCACTACACGGAATTGAAGAGTGTGTGGTTGAGCCTATGACGTCCTCAGCCGCGGTGGTTAGTCGTTCGAAAATTTCGAACGGCCGCAGCCAACGACGAACGATCAACGACGAGGTTTTTTTCGAATGCCAGGAAAAGTTCTGAAGATCGGCCAGTTCAGCGACTGGATTGGCCTGTTCGACGAGTGGCGCAAGGACATCGGGATCAACCAGGCCGAGGTTGCCGGGTTCAAATTCGACACGCTCTACGGCGCGATCGAAACCGACGAGATCCAGTTTGGCCACTACAAGGGACGCCGCAAGTGGGAAAACCTGCGCCAGATCCCGACCCAGCAGATGCGCGATGCGCTGATGAACCTGATCGTCTACCAGGGCGACACCGAGTTCGCCAGCGTCGAGCAGCAGCGGTATCTGTACGAGACCGCGCCCACCGATTACGACCGCAAGGCGCTGCTGCGGGTGTGGATCGAGGAGATGCGTCACGGCTGGCAGATGTGCGCGCTGCTGGTGGACCACTTCGGCCACTCCGGCAAAGTCGAGGCGCAGAAGATGCTGGAGCGCCGCGCCTTCGAGAACAAGCGCTTGCT from Terriglobales bacterium encodes:
- the betB gene encoding betaine-aldehyde dehydrogenase, yielding MTTAMQTKIEPGKLLIGGEWRDAANRKTFETCNPATGEVLTTVAEASASDVDAAVQAARKAFDDMSGSWRKMSGSERGRVLWKISELVEKHIDELAELETLDNGKPIFESRYVDMPMVADVFRYYAGWATKIHGETVNINESAFTYTLREPVGVVGAIVAWNFPLLLASWKLGPALACGNTVVLKPAEQTPLTALRFGELCLEAGLPAGVLNIVTGGPQTGKALVQHPQVDKVAFTGSTMVGKEIMRSAAETLKRVTLELGGKSPNIVFADSDLDNAVKGAINGIFYGKGEVCCAGSRLFVEKKVEDEFLTKLVERTRKLRPGDPLDPKTRLGAIVSEQQMKTVLGYIEAGKSEGAQVMIGGNRVEMGNGKGYFIEPTIFGGVRNEMKIAQEEIFGPVLAALPFDDVEQVAELANRNPYGLAAAIWTRDIRKAHALSRRLKAGTVWINTYGLMDAALPFGGFKQSGFGRELGLHAIEHYTELKSVWLSL